A DNA window from Zingiber officinale cultivar Zhangliang chromosome 3A, Zo_v1.1, whole genome shotgun sequence contains the following coding sequences:
- the LOC122053449 gene encoding RING-H2 finger protein ATL70-like — protein MPTDAEQQHKDQITTISIFIGIGILFLVAVCIICSKRHHHIAIPLVIPHRNHQHHHGTPLPSHAGLSKVEIALIPTFTYKSPTTAMNSLGSPAVVPNCAVCLSPVAEGEMVRQLLVCNHLFHVECVDLWLFSNPTCPLCRTNVKALAVDLTEMAEDPSPSPVLIQNSPSLAV, from the coding sequence ATGCCCACAGATGCTGAGCAACAGCATAAGGACCAGATCACGACCATCTCCATCTTCATTGGCATTGGCATTCTTTTCTTGGTCGCTGTCTGCATCATCTGCAGCAAGCGCCACCACCACATCGCCATCCCACTCGTCATCCCCCACCGGAATCACCAGCACCATCACGGTACACCGCTACCTTCGCATGCTGGACTCAGCAAGGTAGAGATCGCCCTCATCCCCACCTTCACCTACAAAAGCCCCACCACTGCCATGAATTCCTTGGGCTCACCAGCAGTGGTTCCGAACTGTGCAGTGTGTCTGAGCCCTGTGGCGGAGGGGGAGATGGTGAGGCAGTTGCTGGTCTGCAATCATTTGTTTCATGTTGAGTGTGTGGATTTGTGGTTGTTCTCAAACCCAACGTGCCCGCTTTGCCGAACGAATGTGAAAGCCCTAGCGGTGGATTTGACAGAGATGGCAGAGGATCCATCACCTTCGCCGGTGCTCATCCAGAACTCACCAAGTTTAGCTGTTTGA
- the LOC122050969 gene encoding uncharacterized protein LOC122050969 — protein sequence MLLPHLPLDLPSSPHDNSRPPPPLTPAAAAAAAAEARRDPEAASEEDATVSPTPDVVIPDLREEPPAPPPRSPELRRDSSFNHKKPPSAKQKLALRTASFRPVPFSPDDALATLNIAAHETLFRALGLWDFARLPLDRGIRSDLLVPLIANYEPTKRRSFVGDLRVSISRPDLARALMLPVTKDKSGCPEPRAEDNIHDLFSREDSISAVVDFMSVFLLFQFQDDACIWPTEVVTAHRMVKEGLLHKVDWAGLLWMFVEKELLDVPNSGVYHYASHLQCLIKYQQPRLFLESECKIEPTPEVECEVENSTDVEMEEDDDAEDATEYAASRARSSDDFGVSIEEKCVPVLSSELGGDSDMADSFEQFKEGKKQHIEVENNGGTEHCLKLCNSHGTRNMEFENLCIGDGDGWKEEDFGEEFSGKYDFLDRMGSFDRLTSTDLVVDQDGVFLMMSDGHKTMPLDHENDRAYFSADNGKRKICEIDDEEEDEEDEETQAREQSYQQKRPRSSTVWESPPSGFDSIMEQTQLYAGKAILLSAEKKKACINTQLQLQYLNEILQQKDRVIQSLEKTRVEEQQKWRMEACRYEQEIYLLGNLMIGCRRALNESRRAFTEYRKKYPQGEEPLYKDVIGSGGLVLSTNELERRRLGKQNELRCATMNIVNSFEKEWMLKLERSASSLLTLCRRIMELQVEIKLLKERFEKSVTSAA from the coding sequence ATGCTCCTCCCACATCTCCCTCTTGACCTTCCCTCTTCGCCCCACGATAACTCACGCCCGCCTCCACCGCTTACGcccgcggcggcggcggcggcggcggcggaagcAAGGCGTGATCCTGAAGCCGCCTCAGAAGAAGACGCAACCGTTTCCCCAACCCCCGACGTCGTCATCCCCGATCTCCGTGAGGAGCCACCAGCACCACCTCCCCGATCGCCGGAGCTCCGCCGCGATTCCTCCTTCAATCACAAAAAGCCTCCTTCCGCCAAGCAGAAGTTGGCGCTACGCACCGCCTCTTTCCGCCCAGTTCCTTTCTCCCCTGATGACGCGCTAGCCACCCTCAATATCGCGGCCCACGAGACCCTCTTCCGCGCCCTCGGCCTCTGGGACTTTGCTCGTCTCCCATTGGACCGCGGCATCCGTTCCGACCTGCTCGTACCCCTCATCGCCAACTATGAACCCACAAAACGCCGCAGCTTCGTCGGTGACCTACGCGTCTCGATCAGCCGTCCGGACCTCGCGCGCGCTCTGATGCTCCCCGTCACGAAGGATAAGTCTGGCTGCCCTGAGCCTCGCGCTGAGGACAACATCCACGATTTGTTCTCCAGGGAGGACTCGATTTCCGCCGTTGTGGACTTCATGTCGGTCTTCTTGCTTTTCCAATTCCAGGATGATGCATGCATATGGCCCACTGAGGTTGTTACAGCGCACCGGATGGTGAAGGAAGGGCTGCTGCACAAGGTCGACTGGGCTGGGTTGTTGTGGATGTTTGTGGAGAAGGAATTGCTCGACGTCCCCAACTCAGGGGTTTACCACTATGCCTCGCACCTCCAGTGCTTGATAAAATACCAACAGCCGAGATTGTTTTTGGAATCTGAATGTAAGATTGAGCCTACTCCTGAGGTTGAGTGTGAAGTTGAGAACTCCACGGATGTAGAAATGGAAGAAGACGATGATGCCGAAGATGCCACTGAGTATGCTGCTTCAAGGGCTAGAAGCTCAGATGATTTTGGTGTTTCCATTGAAGAGAAGTGTGTGCCTGTGTTATCTTCAGAACTGGGAGGTGATTCTGATATGGCAGATAGCTTTGAACAGTTCAAGGAGGGAAAGAAGCAGCATATAGAGGTGGAAAACAATGGAGGTACAGAACATTGTTTGAAGCTTTGCAATTCACATGGGACGAGAAATATGGAGTTTGAGAATCTATGTATTGGAGATGGGGATGGTTGGAAAGAAGAGGACTTTGGCGAAGAGTTCTCAGGAAAATATGATTTCTTGGATAGGATGGGTTCATTTGATAGGCTAACATCAACTGACCTGGTTGTGGATCAAGATGGCGTATTTTTGATGATGAGTGATGGGCATAAGACCATGCCTCTAGACCATGAGAATGATAGAGCTTATTTTTCTGCTGATAATGGAAAAAGAAAGATTTGTGAGATAGacgacgaagaagaagatgaggagGATGAAGAAACACAGGCAAGGGAGCAGAGTTATCAACAAAAAAGGCCGAGGAGCAGCACAGTTTGGGAGAGTCCCCCATCAGGATTTGATTCTATCATGGAGCAAACCCAATTGTATGCGGGAAAAGCTATACTGCTTTCTGCAGAAAAAAAGAAAGCATGCATCAATACCCAGTTACAGTTGCAGTATTTGAATGAGATTCTTCAGCAGAAGGATAGGGTCATTCAGTCCTTGGAGAAGACAAGGGTGGAGGAGCAACAGAAGTGGCGCATGGAGGCTTGTCGTTATGAGCAAGAGATCTATTTGTTAGGTAACTTGATGATTGGTTGTAGGAGGGCATTGAATGAATCACGTAGAGCTTTTACAGAATATAGAAAGAAGTACCCACAGGGCGAAGAGCCTCTCTACAAGGATGTTATCGGTTCTGGTGGTTTGGTTCTCAGCACAAATGAGTTGGAGAGGCGACGTTTGGGGAAACAGAACGAACTTCGTTGTGCCACAATGAACATAGTTAATAGTTTTGAGAAGGAATGGATGCTTAAGCTTGAACGTTCTGCCTCATCACTTCTGACTCTGTGCAGGCGGATCATGGAACTTCAAGTAGAGATCAAACTTTTGAAGGAAAGGTTTGAAAAATCAGTGACATCAGCTGCTTAA